A single Pseudodesulfovibrio aespoeensis Aspo-2 DNA region contains:
- a CDS encoding nitrogenase component I subunit alpha → MAKTKKAVQFNPADIKEELLKKYPPKVARKRATQIMINEAQESETPSEIVANVRTIPGIITMRGCTYAGCKGVIMGPTRDILNITHGPIGCGFYSWLTRRNQTDAGETGENYMPYCFSTDMQDQDIIFGGEKKLAAAIEEAYDLFHPKGICVFATCPVGLIGDDIHAVARKMKAKFGDCNVFAFSCEGYKGVSQSAGHHIANNQVFTHLVGENQTPPAGEYKINLLGEYNIGGDGFEIDRVLKKCGITNIATFSGNSSYEQFASAQHADLSAVMCHRSINYVADMLETKYGIPWIKVNFIGAGATAKSLRKIGQYFGDKALVDRIEAVIAEELPVVEAVAADVKTRTTGKTAMLFVGGSRAHHYNELFQEMGMKTLSAGYEFGHRDDYEGREVIPSLTVDADSRNIEEIEVEADEKLYRARKTPEEIKALEDAGYKFKHYDGLNRDMDKGSIIIDDLNQYEAEKLVELLKPDIFCAGIKEKFSIQKLGVPMKQLHSYDSGGPYAGFKGAVNFYKEIDRLVSSKVWSYMKAPWQQNPELTATFVWE, encoded by the coding sequence ATGGCAAAGACCAAGAAGGCGGTACAGTTCAACCCCGCCGACATCAAGGAAGAGCTTCTCAAGAAGTATCCTCCCAAGGTGGCGAGAAAGCGCGCCACGCAGATAATGATCAACGAGGCCCAGGAAAGCGAGACACCGTCCGAGATCGTGGCCAACGTCCGCACCATTCCCGGCATCATCACCATGCGCGGCTGCACCTACGCGGGCTGCAAGGGCGTCATCATGGGCCCCACCCGCGACATCCTGAACATCACTCACGGCCCCATCGGCTGCGGCTTTTACTCCTGGCTCACACGGCGCAACCAGACCGACGCGGGCGAGACCGGCGAAAACTACATGCCCTACTGCTTCTCCACCGACATGCAGGACCAGGACATCATCTTCGGCGGAGAGAAGAAGCTGGCGGCGGCCATTGAGGAGGCCTACGACCTGTTCCACCCCAAGGGCATCTGTGTCTTCGCCACCTGCCCGGTGGGGCTCATCGGCGACGACATCCACGCCGTGGCCAGGAAGATGAAGGCGAAATTCGGCGACTGCAACGTCTTTGCCTTCTCCTGCGAAGGGTACAAGGGCGTGTCCCAGTCCGCCGGTCACCACATCGCCAACAACCAGGTCTTCACCCATCTCGTGGGCGAGAACCAGACCCCGCCCGCAGGCGAGTACAAGATCAACCTCCTTGGCGAGTACAACATCGGCGGCGACGGCTTCGAGATCGACCGCGTGCTCAAGAAGTGCGGCATCACCAACATCGCCACCTTCTCGGGCAATTCGTCCTACGAGCAGTTTGCCTCGGCCCAGCATGCCGACCTGAGCGCGGTCATGTGCCACCGCTCCATCAACTATGTGGCTGACATGCTGGAGACCAAATACGGCATCCCGTGGATCAAGGTGAACTTCATCGGGGCCGGGGCCACGGCCAAGTCCCTGCGCAAGATCGGGCAGTACTTCGGCGACAAGGCCCTTGTCGATCGCATCGAGGCCGTCATTGCCGAGGAGCTGCCCGTTGTCGAGGCAGTGGCCGCGGACGTCAAGACCCGCACCACCGGCAAGACCGCCATGCTCTTTGTGGGCGGTTCCCGTGCCCATCACTACAACGAACTGTTCCAGGAAATGGGCATGAAGACCCTGTCCGCCGGGTACGAGTTTGGTCACCGCGACGACTACGAGGGCCGCGAGGTTATTCCGAGCCTGACCGTGGACGCCGACTCGCGCAACATCGAGGAGATCGAGGTCGAGGCCGACGAAAAGCTCTACCGGGCGCGCAAGACCCCGGAAGAGATCAAGGCCCTGGAGGACGCCGGGTACAAGTTCAAGCATTACGACGGCCTGAACAGGGACATGGACAAGGGTTCCATCATCATCGACGACCTCAACCAGTACGAGGCCGAAAAGTTGGTGGAGCTCCTCAAGCCGGACATCTTCTGTGCGGGCATCAAGGAGAAGTTCTCCATCCAGAAGCTGGGCGTGCCCATGAAGCAGCTCCACAGCTACGACTCCGGCGGCCCCTATGCGGGGTTCAAGGGCGCGGTCAATTTCTACAAGGAAATCGACAGGCTCGTGAGCAGCAAGGTCTGGAGCTACATGAAGGCGCCCTGGCAGCAGAACCCCGAACTGACGGCCACGTTCGTCTGGGAATAG
- a CDS encoding NifB/NifX family molybdenum-iron cluster-binding protein — MATTSSFSSLHPCFGNGSRRIVGRLHLPVAPRANTRIRFAPAPAATPAMTPEEGLALVDRTLEHGVAVDMVGITGPGDPLATPETTLRTLRLVRDKYPDMGLCLTTVGMGGAPVAGELAALGLSHVTVLSDAVSAGVAEGLYAWIRPSTRTVPLPQAARTLVDEQRQAVAAFVEAGLTVKINTTLYPGHNADHVETIARTMAGLGASIMAVVPFWPGGEEGGKRAEAVSGPDMDLLDSVRERVAGHISLMPSWGECGRDLVGLEKGDASMMALAVASVVASATLPRPVAGRPNVAVASASGMDVDLHLGHAVKLLIYGPREDGLACLLETRDAPEPGGGTSRWETLADTLGDCFALLAASAGESPREILSRRGVAVLITEGEIEGTVDALYGGGRKGRGRK; from the coding sequence ATGGCGACCACTTCTTCCTTCAGCTCTCTGCATCCCTGTTTCGGGAACGGCTCGCGCCGGATTGTTGGCCGGTTGCACCTGCCCGTGGCCCCGCGCGCCAACACCCGCATCCGTTTTGCCCCGGCCCCGGCGGCAACACCGGCCATGACACCTGAAGAAGGGCTGGCCCTGGTCGACCGCACGCTGGAGCACGGCGTGGCCGTGGACATGGTGGGCATCACCGGCCCCGGCGACCCGCTGGCCACGCCCGAGACGACTCTGCGCACCCTGCGGCTGGTCCGGGACAAGTACCCGGACATGGGGCTGTGCCTGACCACCGTGGGCATGGGCGGCGCGCCCGTGGCCGGGGAGCTGGCCGCGCTGGGCCTGTCCCACGTCACCGTGTTGTCGGACGCCGTGTCCGCCGGGGTGGCCGAGGGTTTGTACGCCTGGATTCGTCCCTCCACCCGGACCGTGCCGCTGCCCCAGGCTGCCCGGACCCTCGTGGACGAGCAGCGTCAGGCCGTGGCCGCGTTCGTCGAGGCCGGACTGACCGTCAAGATCAACACCACGCTCTATCCCGGCCACAACGCGGATCACGTGGAAACCATCGCCCGGACCATGGCCGGGCTGGGCGCGTCGATCATGGCCGTGGTTCCCTTCTGGCCCGGCGGAGAAGAGGGCGGGAAAAGGGCCGAGGCCGTGTCCGGACCGGACATGGACCTGCTCGATTCGGTCCGCGAGAGGGTGGCCGGCCACATCAGCCTCATGCCCTCCTGGGGCGAGTGTGGGCGGGATCTGGTCGGCCTGGAAAAGGGGGATGCCTCCATGATGGCATTGGCGGTGGCGTCGGTGGTGGCGTCGGCGACGCTGCCCCGGCCCGTTGCCGGGCGGCCCAACGTGGCCGTGGCCAGCGCAAGCGGCATGGACGTGGACCTGCACCTGGGCCACGCGGTCAAGCTGCTCATCTACGGCCCGCGCGAGGACGGGCTGGCCTGTCTGCTCGAAACCCGCGACGCCCCGGAGCCGGGGGGCGGGACCAGCCGGTGGGAGACCCTGGCCGACACGCTGGGCGACTGTTTCGCCCTGCTCGCGGCCAGCGCCGGGGAAAGCCCCAGGGAGATTTTGAGCCGTCGCGGCGTGGCCGTCCTGATCACCGAAGGCGAGATCGAGGGGACCGTGGACGCGCTCTACGGCGGCGGCAGAAAGGGAAGGGGCCGCAAGTAG
- a CDS encoding P-II family nitrogen regulator — MKEVIAVVRMDMMNRTKAALTAAGVDAFFAHEAQGRGKGFVNSGVLQGAESGYEEAAAVLGEKGKLYPKRMVTVVVKDDMVEDVIEAIAKVNRTGKPGDGKIFVLPISDAVRVRTGEKGAKSIA, encoded by the coding sequence ATGAAGGAAGTGATCGCAGTGGTGCGCATGGACATGATGAACCGGACCAAGGCCGCGCTGACCGCTGCCGGGGTCGATGCCTTCTTCGCCCACGAGGCGCAGGGACGGGGCAAGGGGTTTGTCAATTCCGGCGTGCTTCAGGGCGCAGAGAGCGGCTACGAGGAAGCCGCCGCCGTGCTCGGGGAAAAGGGCAAGCTCTATCCCAAGCGCATGGTCACGGTGGTGGTCAAGGACGACATGGTCGAGGACGTGATCGAGGCCATCGCCAAGGTCAACCGCACCGGCAAGCCCGGCGACGGCAAGATATTCGTCCTGCCCATCAGCGACGCAGTCCGTGTGCGCACCGGTGAAAAGGGCGCGAAGTCCATAGCCTAA
- a CDS encoding LeuA family protein: MLIDTTLREGAQLFGAYFTLDTREAIIAGLLDLGVEEIELGWVGQEGLETLVRTMRKRAGATRLSVWSPCREADVRAAAGLPVDCVNIGVPVSDAHMEKRLGMDRQAVLERITSTVLAARLMDVSAVSVGLEDVSRSDLGFALTAALTAAEAGASRVRLSDSLGILTPVRMQALIDLFRPALDIDLAVHCHDDFGMATANAVTALDAGADYADASVLGIGERSGIAATEELAAHLCLNGNNSPCRPYRTDGLRALCRFVSKAAGVPIPRTKSIAGDDIFACESGLHAHALSKSPDLFEPYDPARIGAGRRIAVGGKSGRGAVVNALADFNLHCPDTAIPNLVNTVRQRAWELRRPLTRTEFARLTEGCRDSEKNRQS; this comes from the coding sequence ATGCTCATCGACACGACACTCAGGGAAGGTGCCCAGCTCTTCGGAGCCTATTTCACCCTGGACACGCGGGAAGCCATCATCGCCGGTCTGCTCGACCTCGGCGTGGAGGAGATTGAACTGGGCTGGGTGGGGCAGGAGGGACTCGAAACCCTGGTCCGAACCATGCGCAAGCGGGCGGGCGCAACGCGCCTGAGCGTCTGGTCGCCCTGCCGCGAGGCGGACGTGCGCGCCGCCGCCGGACTGCCGGTGGACTGCGTCAACATCGGGGTGCCGGTGTCTGACGCGCACATGGAGAAACGGCTGGGCATGGACCGGCAGGCAGTGCTGGAGCGGATCACCTCCACCGTGCTGGCTGCCCGGCTCATGGACGTCAGCGCCGTGTCCGTCGGCCTGGAGGATGTTTCGCGCAGCGACCTGGGTTTCGCCCTGACCGCCGCCCTGACCGCTGCCGAGGCCGGAGCCTCGCGGGTGCGCCTCTCGGACTCGCTGGGCATCCTGACCCCGGTGCGGATGCAGGCGCTCATCGACCTGTTCCGGCCCGCCCTGGACATTGATCTGGCCGTGCACTGCCACGACGACTTCGGCATGGCCACGGCCAACGCGGTCACGGCCCTGGACGCGGGCGCGGACTATGCCGACGCCAGCGTGCTTGGCATCGGCGAGCGGTCAGGCATAGCGGCCACCGAGGAGCTGGCCGCCCATCTTTGCCTCAACGGAAACAACAGCCCCTGCCGCCCCTATCGAACCGACGGCCTGCGCGCCCTGTGCCGCTTCGTGTCAAAGGCAGCCGGAGTGCCGATCCCCAGGACCAAATCCATTGCGGGCGATGACATCTTTGCCTGCGAGTCCGGGCTGCATGCCCACGCCCTGAGCAAGTCGCCGGACCTCTTCGAGCCCTACGATCCGGCTCGCATCGGCGCAGGTCGGCGCATCGCCGTGGGCGGCAAGAGCGGACGCGGGGCCGTGGTCAACGCCCTGGCCGATTTCAACCTGCACTGCCCGGACACAGCCATCCCGAATCTTGTAAACACCGTCCGCCAGCGGGCCTGGGAACTCAGGCGGCCCTTGACCAGGACGGAATTCGCCCGGCTGACCGAAGGATGCCGCGACTCTGAAAAGAACCGCCAATCATGA
- a CDS encoding double-cubane-cluster-containing anaerobic reductase, with the protein MSDSTHTQMWEKLNLDLPAHDALLGVLGKFYGDIYLSQENRLRGAEYLDFVLSEVHGLRIKELQDAKAEGRKVVGSFCVFVPEEMTLAADAVHVGLCAGAEAGTNLAEQLVPRNTCALIKSFIGFKMARLCPFTESCDLIVGETTCDGKKKAYEAFNEIAPTYVMEVPQTKTPAARALWRSEIVRYMAELEKVTGRTITAEKLAQGIRTANAKRRALQRLTKLRAASPAPISGRDALLINQISFYDEPVRFTAKINELCDELEARIAAGQGVAPANTPRLMLSGCPMAVPNWKLPYVVESAGAVIVGEESCIGTRNSRDLTDESGTTLEAMIDAIADRYMKIDCACFTPNTERLDNVTSLAKMVKADGVIHYSLLFCQPYSHEALKVDKALAGAGIPMLSIETDYSMEDVEQLKTRIEAFVETLA; encoded by the coding sequence ATGTCCGATTCGACGCACACGCAGATGTGGGAAAAACTGAACCTCGACCTGCCCGCGCACGACGCGCTGTTGGGGGTGCTGGGCAAATTCTACGGCGACATCTACCTCTCGCAGGAGAACCGGCTGCGGGGCGCGGAATATCTCGACTTCGTGCTCTCCGAAGTCCACGGCCTGCGCATCAAGGAGTTGCAGGACGCCAAGGCCGAGGGGCGCAAGGTGGTGGGATCGTTCTGTGTCTTCGTACCCGAGGAGATGACGCTGGCCGCCGACGCCGTCCACGTCGGCCTGTGCGCCGGGGCCGAGGCGGGCACGAACCTGGCCGAGCAGCTGGTGCCGCGCAACACCTGCGCCCTGATCAAGTCCTTCATCGGCTTCAAGATGGCCCGGCTGTGTCCCTTCACCGAATCGTGCGACCTGATCGTGGGCGAGACCACCTGCGACGGCAAGAAGAAGGCCTACGAGGCCTTCAACGAGATCGCCCCCACCTATGTCATGGAAGTGCCGCAGACCAAGACCCCGGCGGCCCGCGCCCTGTGGCGGTCCGAGATCGTGCGCTACATGGCCGAGTTGGAGAAGGTCACGGGCCGGACCATCACCGCAGAAAAACTCGCCCAGGGCATCAGGACAGCCAATGCCAAGCGGCGCGCCCTGCAACGGCTGACCAAGCTGCGCGCCGCCTCGCCCGCGCCCATTTCGGGCCGCGATGCCCTGCTCATCAACCAGATCAGCTTCTACGACGAGCCGGTCCGCTTCACGGCCAAGATCAATGAATTGTGCGACGAGCTTGAGGCCCGCATCGCGGCGGGCCAGGGCGTGGCCCCGGCCAACACGCCAAGGCTGATGCTCTCCGGCTGTCCCATGGCCGTGCCCAACTGGAAGCTCCCCTATGTGGTCGAGAGCGCGGGCGCGGTCATCGTGGGCGAGGAGTCCTGCATCGGCACCCGCAACAGCCGCGATCTGACGGACGAATCCGGCACCACCCTGGAGGCCATGATCGACGCCATCGCGGACCGGTACATGAAGATCGACTGTGCCTGCTTCACGCCCAACACCGAGCGGCTGGACAACGTCACAAGCCTGGCCAAAATGGTCAAGGCGGACGGCGTCATCCACTACAGCCTGCTCTTCTGCCAGCCATACTCACACGAGGCTCTCAAGGTGGACAAGGCCCTGGCCGGGGCAGGCATCCCCATGCTCTCCATAGAGACAGACTATTCCATGGAGGACGTGGAGCAGCTCAAGACGCGCATCGAGGCGTTCGTGGAGACCCTGGCGTGA
- a CDS encoding P-II family nitrogen regulator, whose product MMIMVRAIVRPEKSDDVLAALMDNGFPAVTKYSVAGRGKQRGIKIGEVTYDEIPKTMLMSVVKEADKDFVISTIMEAARSGVKGAFGDGKIFVSPVEDVYTISSGVHDTAAAEEA is encoded by the coding sequence ATGATGATCATGGTCAGAGCCATTGTGCGCCCCGAAAAATCCGACGACGTGTTGGCAGCCCTGATGGACAACGGGTTTCCGGCTGTCACCAAATACTCCGTGGCCGGGCGCGGCAAGCAGCGCGGCATCAAGATAGGCGAAGTCACCTACGACGAGATCCCCAAGACCATGCTCATGAGCGTGGTCAAGGAGGCGGACAAGGACTTCGTCATCTCCACCATCATGGAAGCGGCGCGCTCCGGCGTGAAGGGCGCGTTCGGCGACGGCAAGATATTCGTCTCCCCGGTGGAGGATGTCTACACCATCAGTTCCGGCGTGCATGACACAGCCGCTGCCGAGGAGGCGTAG
- the nifK gene encoding nitrogenase molybdenum-iron protein subunit beta, translating to MLLRHTPTEVADRKALTINPAKTCQPIGAMYAALGIHGCLPHSHGSQGCCAYHRSALTRHYKEPVSAATSSFTEGASVFGGQANLLQAINNIFTVYEPEVIAVHTTCLSETIGDDLNQIFDKARREGKVPEGCTLVGAPTPSYVGSHVTGFSNMVKAMAQLAEPSGKKSGKVNIIPGWVEPSDMAEIKRLAALVGVPVTVFPDTSGVLDAPLTGEYKMFPDGGVTIKELKASGDATATLAMGEWCSADAARWLDAKCKVPCTVLDMPFGLAATDRFIDVLRTVAGVTVPDAVAVERGQLVDLISDMHQYFYGKRVALWGDPDQLISMCEFLVSLDMQPAYVVTGTPGKKFEERIRDICAGRPFEVKVKAKGDMFLMHQWIKNEPVDLLIGNSYGKYIARDEDIPLLRWGFPILDRQGHQYFPTVGYRGGLRLLEKMLDLFLDRKDRDDPETSFELVL from the coding sequence ATGCTACTCAGACACACACCAACGGAAGTCGCTGACCGCAAGGCCCTGACCATCAATCCGGCCAAGACCTGTCAGCCCATCGGAGCCATGTACGCCGCGCTCGGCATACACGGGTGCCTGCCGCACAGCCACGGCTCGCAGGGATGCTGCGCCTACCACCGCTCGGCCCTGACCCGGCACTACAAGGAGCCGGTCTCGGCAGCCACCAGCTCGTTCACCGAGGGCGCGTCGGTGTTCGGCGGCCAGGCCAACCTGCTTCAGGCCATCAACAACATCTTCACGGTCTATGAGCCGGAAGTCATCGCCGTGCACACCACCTGCCTCTCCGAGACCATCGGCGACGATCTCAACCAGATATTCGACAAGGCCCGCAGGGAGGGCAAGGTGCCCGAAGGGTGTACCCTGGTGGGTGCGCCCACGCCCAGCTACGTCGGCTCCCATGTGACCGGCTTCTCCAACATGGTCAAGGCCATGGCCCAGCTGGCCGAGCCTTCGGGCAAAAAGAGCGGCAAGGTCAACATCATTCCCGGCTGGGTCGAGCCCTCGGACATGGCCGAGATCAAGCGGCTGGCCGCCCTGGTCGGTGTGCCCGTGACCGTGTTCCCCGACACCTCCGGCGTGCTCGATGCCCCGCTCACTGGCGAGTACAAGATGTTCCCGGACGGCGGCGTGACCATCAAGGAACTCAAGGCCAGCGGCGATGCCACGGCCACCCTGGCCATGGGCGAGTGGTGCTCGGCAGATGCGGCGCGCTGGCTTGACGCCAAGTGCAAGGTGCCGTGCACCGTGCTCGACATGCCCTTTGGCCTGGCTGCCACCGACCGCTTCATCGATGTGCTGCGCACCGTGGCCGGGGTGACCGTGCCCGACGCCGTGGCAGTGGAGCGCGGTCAGCTCGTGGACCTCATCTCCGACATGCACCAGTACTTCTACGGCAAGCGCGTGGCCCTGTGGGGCGACCCGGACCAGCTCATCTCCATGTGCGAGTTCCTGGTCAGCCTCGACATGCAGCCCGCCTACGTGGTCACCGGCACGCCGGGCAAGAAGTTCGAGGAGCGCATCCGGGATATCTGCGCTGGCAGGCCGTTCGAGGTCAAGGTCAAGGCCAAGGGCGACATGTTCCTGATGCACCAGTGGATCAAGAACGAGCCCGTGGACCTGCTTATCGGCAACTCCTACGGCAAGTACATCGCCCGCGACGAGGACATCCCGCTCTTGCGCTGGGGCTTCCCCATCCTGGACCGCCAGGGGCACCAGTACTTCCCCACGGTCGGCTACAGGGGTGGCCTGCGTCTGCTCGAAAAGATGCTCGACCTGTTCCTCGACCGCAAGGACCGCGACGATCCGGAAACCTCCTTCGAACTCGTCCTCTAA
- the nifH gene encoding nitrogenase iron protein produces MRKVAIYGKGGIGKSTTTQNTVAGLAEMGRKIMVVGCDPKADSTRLLLGGLAQKSVLDTLREEGEDVELDDIRKPGFGGTWCVESGGPEPGVGCAGRGIITSINMLESLGAYEESEGLDYAFYDVLGDVVCGGFAMPIRDGKAEEIYIVCSGEMMAMYAANNICKGIMKYAESGGVRLGGLICNSRNTDREADLITELANKLGTQMIYFVPRDNDVQRAEINRKTVIEWDGTVPQADQYRGLAKAIDGNTMFTVPTPLEIEDLEQLLLDYGIMEA; encoded by the coding sequence ATGAGGAAAGTAGCGATTTACGGGAAGGGCGGCATCGGAAAGTCCACCACCACGCAGAACACTGTGGCCGGTCTGGCCGAGATGGGCCGCAAGATCATGGTCGTGGGCTGCGACCCCAAGGCGGACTCAACCCGCCTGCTGCTGGGCGGTCTGGCGCAGAAGTCTGTGCTCGACACCCTGCGCGAGGAAGGCGAGGACGTGGAGCTGGACGACATCCGCAAGCCCGGTTTCGGCGGCACCTGGTGCGTCGAGTCCGGCGGACCCGAGCCGGGTGTCGGCTGTGCGGGCCGCGGCATCATCACCTCCATCAACATGCTCGAATCCCTGGGCGCCTACGAGGAGTCCGAGGGCTTGGATTACGCCTTCTACGACGTGCTTGGCGACGTGGTCTGCGGCGGCTTCGCCATGCCCATCCGCGACGGCAAGGCCGAGGAGATCTACATCGTCTGTTCCGGCGAGATGATGGCCATGTATGCGGCCAACAACATCTGCAAGGGCATCATGAAGTACGCCGAATCCGGCGGGGTGCGTCTGGGCGGCCTTATCTGCAACTCCCGAAACACCGACCGCGAGGCCGACCTGATCACCGAGCTGGCCAACAAGCTGGGCACCCAGATGATCTACTTCGTCCCCCGCGACAACGACGTGCAGCGCGCCGAGATCAACCGCAAGACCGTCATCGAGTGGGACGGAACCGTGCCCCAGGCCGATCAGTATCGCGGGCTGGCCAAGGCCATTGACGGGAACACGATGTTCACGGTGCCCACCCCCCTTGAGATCGAAGATCTGGAACAGCTGCTTCTCGACTACGGCATCATGGAAGCCTAG
- a CDS encoding acyl-CoA dehydratase activase, translating to MIVGLDIGSRSIELVAVQNGEVVRALRAPTTFDPVSQCAGLLEGLRPASLVGTGYGRNLIQCLGLGCPLSSITEIKAHAMGATHLFAQARSVLDIGGQDTKAIALAPGHEGQPGRVVKFEMNDRCAAGTGKFLEYTAGVFQIPVEMFGAYALKGSDPPEISSMCTVFAETEATSLMARGTPPESIALGLHKAIVKRTVNMLGRVGFALPLVFTGGVANNPCVLTLLARELKAEIGTDILIPDQPDMAGALGAALAGLVGLTGTDLPRHSSLAPRVNS from the coding sequence GTGATCGTCGGCCTCGATATCGGCTCCCGCTCCATCGAGCTGGTGGCCGTCCAGAACGGCGAGGTGGTCCGTGCCCTGCGCGCTCCCACCACGTTTGATCCCGTTTCCCAGTGCGCCGGGCTGCTGGAGGGGTTGCGCCCCGCTTCCTTGGTCGGGACCGGCTATGGCCGCAACCTCATCCAGTGCCTGGGCCTGGGATGCCCGCTCTCGTCCATCACCGAGATCAAGGCCCACGCCATGGGCGCGACCCACCTCTTTGCCCAGGCGCGCTCGGTCCTCGACATCGGGGGCCAGGACACCAAGGCCATCGCCCTGGCTCCCGGCCACGAGGGCCAGCCGGGCAGGGTCGTCAAGTTCGAGATGAACGACCGGTGCGCCGCCGGGACCGGCAAGTTCCTGGAGTACACAGCCGGGGTCTTCCAGATTCCGGTGGAAATGTTCGGAGCCTATGCCCTCAAGGGCTCGGACCCGCCGGAGATCAGCTCCATGTGCACGGTCTTTGCCGAGACCGAGGCCACCTCGCTCATGGCGCGCGGCACGCCGCCGGAGAGCATCGCCCTGGGGCTGCACAAGGCCATCGTCAAACGCACGGTGAACATGCTTGGCCGGGTGGGCTTTGCCCTGCCCCTGGTCTTTACCGGCGGCGTGGCCAACAACCCCTGCGTGCTCACCCTGCTCGCCCGCGAGCTCAAGGCGGAAATCGGCACCGACATCCTCATCCCGGACCAGCCGGACATGGCGGGCGCACTCGGCGCGGCCCTGGCCGGGCTGGTCGGACTGACCGGGACCGACCTGCCGCGACACTCCTCCCTCGCCCCGCGCGTGAATTCCTGA